One region of Kytococcus sedentarius DSM 20547 genomic DNA includes:
- a CDS encoding thioredoxin family protein: MATVELTAENFEQTIKDNPMVVVDFWATWCGPCTQFAPVYDAASEKHQDIVFGKVDIDAQPQLAGALGIQSVPTTMAFREQIGVFAQPGAMPATALDEVLEAVKGLDMDEVRAQVEAEQAAAQQQAPQAQQSTTPADAGTRSAGGADPANPFT; encoded by the coding sequence GTGGCCACCGTTGAACTGACCGCTGAGAACTTCGAGCAGACCATCAAGGACAACCCCATGGTGGTCGTGGACTTCTGGGCCACGTGGTGCGGTCCGTGCACGCAGTTCGCCCCCGTCTACGACGCCGCCTCCGAGAAGCACCAGGACATCGTCTTCGGCAAGGTCGACATCGACGCCCAGCCGCAGCTGGCCGGTGCGCTGGGCATCCAGTCGGTGCCCACCACCATGGCTTTCCGCGAGCAGATCGGCGTGTTCGCCCAGCCGGGCGCCATGCCCGCCACCGCCCTGGACGAGGTCCTCGAGGCCGTCAAGGGCCTGGACATGGACGAGGTCCGCGCGCAGGTGGAGGCTGAGCAGGCCGCCGCGCAGCAGCAGGCCCCCCAGGCCCAGCAGTCCACCACCCCGGCCGATGCGGGCACCCGCTCCGCCGGTGGTGCCGACCCGGCGAACCCCTTCACCTGA
- a CDS encoding UDP-N-acetylmuramoyl-L-alanyl-D-glutamate--2,6-diaminopimelate ligase — MLTRADVATALRLPEAAVPEAFAGSPGIAAVTHDSRAVEPGAAFVAVSGFKSDGLRFAASALAGGASLVVAEREWPTAADREADPQIGEIEGAGPLPVVVVPNAREALGLLAAAVNGNPSRSMRVHGITGTNGKTTTSYVLYNLLAGILGKDKVGLSTTVEVIIDGVGRPAMRTTPEAPLVQENLRRMVGAGASDAVLETSSHGLELHRVTGVEYASAIFTNLTRDHLDIHGDMETYFQVKRQLFERTEGPRLANVDDDYGRRLAREFPGSLTFGYSPEADYQIVDPTDLTLEGMQFTLRTPGHGELRLEPPLVGDYNALNVAGAVAVALESGHDPLAVVDAVKGLGQVPGRFQRIAEAADHGFMAVVDYAHTEVGLEMVLTVARKIADMAGGRLICVYGAAGERDAAKRPLMGEVVSRIADVGIITTDDPYGEDPVTIADEVMAGADPADTHIVVDRREALLEAVAMARENDLLIACGKGDEPFQHLPEGDVDHHDPTSIREGLSLR; from the coding sequence GTGTTGACCCGAGCCGACGTCGCGACCGCCCTGCGCCTCCCCGAGGCCGCCGTTCCCGAGGCCTTCGCCGGGTCACCCGGCATTGCCGCGGTCACGCACGACTCCCGCGCGGTGGAGCCGGGCGCCGCCTTCGTGGCCGTCTCCGGCTTCAAGAGCGACGGGCTGCGCTTCGCCGCCTCGGCGCTCGCCGGGGGTGCGTCCCTGGTGGTGGCCGAGCGGGAGTGGCCCACCGCCGCCGACCGCGAGGCCGACCCGCAGATCGGCGAGATCGAGGGCGCCGGGCCGCTGCCCGTGGTGGTGGTGCCGAACGCGCGGGAGGCCCTGGGGTTGCTCGCGGCCGCCGTCAACGGCAACCCCAGTCGCTCGATGCGGGTGCACGGCATCACCGGCACCAACGGCAAGACCACCACCAGCTACGTCCTGTACAACCTCCTCGCCGGCATCCTGGGCAAGGACAAGGTGGGCCTGTCCACGACGGTGGAGGTCATCATCGACGGGGTGGGGCGCCCCGCCATGCGGACCACGCCCGAGGCCCCGCTGGTGCAGGAGAACCTGCGCCGCATGGTGGGGGCCGGGGCGAGTGATGCGGTGCTGGAGACCTCCAGCCACGGCCTGGAGTTGCACCGCGTGACCGGGGTGGAGTACGCCTCGGCGATCTTCACCAACCTCACCCGGGACCACCTGGACATCCACGGCGACATGGAGACCTACTTCCAGGTCAAGCGGCAGCTGTTCGAGCGCACCGAGGGCCCCCGGCTGGCCAACGTGGACGACGACTACGGCCGCCGGCTGGCCCGCGAGTTCCCGGGCTCGCTGACCTTCGGCTACTCGCCGGAGGCCGACTACCAGATCGTCGATCCCACCGACCTCACGTTGGAGGGCATGCAGTTCACGCTGCGCACCCCGGGGCACGGGGAGCTGCGGCTGGAGCCGCCGCTGGTGGGCGACTACAACGCGTTGAACGTGGCCGGCGCGGTGGCGGTGGCGCTGGAGTCGGGGCACGACCCGCTCGCCGTCGTCGATGCGGTGAAGGGCCTCGGTCAGGTGCCGGGTCGCTTCCAGCGGATTGCCGAGGCCGCGGACCACGGGTTCATGGCCGTGGTCGACTACGCGCACACCGAGGTCGGCCTGGAGATGGTGCTCACGGTGGCGCGCAAGATCGCCGACATGGCCGGTGGGCGGTTGATCTGCGTCTACGGCGCCGCCGGGGAGCGCGATGCCGCGAAGCGGCCGTTGATGGGGGAGGTCGTCTCCCGCATCGCGGACGTCGGCATCATCACCACGGACGACCCCTACGGGGAGGACCCGGTGACCATCGCCGACGAGGTGATGGCCGGCGCGGACCCGGCGGACACCCACATCGTGGTCGACCGGCGCGAGGCGTTGCTCGAGGCGGTGGCGATGGCGCGGGAGAACGACCTGCTGATCGCCTGCGGCAAGGGCGACGAGCCGTTCCAGCACCTGCCCGAGGGCGACGTGGACCACCACGACCCCACCAGCATCCGCGAGGGCCTCTCCCTGCGCTGA
- a CDS encoding 3-hydroxyisobutyryl-CoA hydrolase, producing MATDLTPTPETDDVLVGVRDGIARIHLNRPKALNALTHDMCAAMLGQLREWDAAEGEQRPRAVVVSGEGEKGLCAGGDIKVLREAATSGEVGPARDFWRTEYELNQLIADYPIPYVPLMHGAVMGGGIGISAHGSHRLVAADAKVAMPETGIGLFPDVGALYLLARAPFELGTHVALTGDRFSGADAVVLGLADAVAPAEFLDPEAVVDRLAGGESADDLVAAAREAGGEPEAPLLSQAAWTAECYEGEAAGAILERLRGHDAEGAQKAAELLESRSPLSVNVTLAGLRAAAGDTLAGVLEQDLERATGMILSGDFAEGVRAVLIDRTNDAAWRHPSIAEVPADDVKAVLAGERLDQED from the coding sequence ATGGCTACCGACCTCACCCCCACCCCCGAGACCGATGACGTGCTGGTCGGGGTGCGTGACGGCATCGCCCGCATCCACCTGAACCGCCCGAAGGCGCTCAACGCCCTGACGCACGACATGTGCGCTGCCATGCTGGGTCAGCTGCGCGAGTGGGACGCCGCCGAGGGTGAGCAGCGCCCGCGGGCCGTGGTGGTCTCCGGCGAGGGGGAGAAGGGCTTGTGCGCCGGCGGCGACATCAAGGTGCTGCGCGAGGCCGCGACCTCCGGCGAGGTGGGCCCCGCCCGCGACTTCTGGCGCACCGAGTACGAGCTCAATCAGCTGATCGCCGACTACCCGATCCCCTACGTGCCGCTCATGCACGGCGCGGTGATGGGGGGCGGCATCGGCATCAGCGCCCACGGATCGCACCGGTTGGTGGCCGCGGACGCGAAGGTGGCCATGCCCGAGACCGGGATCGGCCTGTTCCCCGACGTGGGTGCGCTGTACCTGTTGGCCCGCGCCCCCTTCGAGCTGGGCACGCACGTGGCCCTGACCGGCGACCGTTTCTCCGGGGCCGATGCGGTGGTGCTCGGCCTGGCCGATGCGGTGGCCCCCGCCGAGTTCCTGGACCCCGAGGCCGTGGTGGACCGGTTGGCCGGCGGTGAGTCCGCGGACGACCTGGTGGCTGCCGCGCGGGAGGCCGGCGGTGAGCCGGAGGCCCCGCTGCTGAGCCAGGCCGCATGGACCGCCGAGTGCTACGAGGGCGAGGCCGCCGGCGCCATCCTGGAGCGCCTGCGCGGCCACGACGCCGAGGGTGCCCAGAAGGCCGCCGAGCTGCTGGAGTCGCGCTCACCGCTCTCGGTGAACGTGACGCTCGCCGGGCTGCGCGCTGCCGCGGGGGACACCCTCGCGGGGGTGCTGGAGCAGGACCTGGAGCGGGCCACCGGCATGATCCTCAGCGGGGACTTCGCCGAGGGCGTGCGCGCCGTGCTCATCGACCGGACCAACGACGCCGCCTGGCGCCACCCCAGCATCGCCGAGGTGCCGGCAGACGACGTGAAGGCCGTGCTGGCCGGCGAGCGCCTCGACCAGGAGGACTGA
- the ribD gene encoding bifunctional diaminohydroxyphosphoribosylaminopyrimidine deaminase/5-amino-6-(5-phosphoribosylamino)uracil reductase RibD: MRRALDLAARGPAVDPNPRVGCVLLDRDGRTLGEGFHQGAGTPHAEVAALLDAGCGPAAGPRPSGPVTHAGPRPSGPVTHAGPRPSGPVTHAGPRPSGPVTRAGTPRLPAGATAVVTLEPCNHTGRTGPCAEALLDAEIARVVIAQSDPTPLASGGAERLRTAGVEVVTGVLESEATALNRWFTASARLGRPVVTLKLASTLDGRVAAADGTSQWITGGPARLDVHRQRATAGAIVVGTGTALADDPKLTVRLPAAELAAPAVESDPAPEAGPAPSATPSTDAAPAPDATTAPTPRQPLRVVVGTRELPASARVFDDAAETISLRTHDPAEVLRVLSDRGIHHVWLEGGPTLAAAFLRAGLVDRLVHYLAPALLGAGPSLIGDLGIGSIDGIDRWHLEDVTHLGDDLRLTLVPAAGLTPGIPATPATPGIPATPATPEGA; this comes from the coding sequence ATGCGCCGCGCCCTGGACCTGGCTGCCCGTGGGCCGGCCGTCGACCCGAACCCCCGCGTCGGCTGCGTGCTCCTCGACCGCGACGGCCGCACGCTCGGCGAGGGTTTCCACCAGGGCGCCGGTACGCCCCACGCCGAGGTGGCTGCCCTGCTCGATGCGGGGTGCGGCCCGGCCGCGGGTCCCCGCCCTTCCGGGCCCGTCACCCATGCCGGCCCCCGCCCTTCCGGGCCCGTCACCCATGCCGGCCCCCGCCCTTCCGGGCCCGTCACCCATGCCGGCCCCCGCCCTTCCGGGCCCGTCACCCGTGCCGGGACGCCGCGCCTGCCGGCAGGCGCCACCGCGGTCGTCACCCTCGAGCCCTGCAACCACACCGGGCGCACCGGCCCGTGCGCCGAGGCCCTGCTCGATGCGGAGATCGCCCGCGTGGTCATCGCCCAGTCGGACCCGACGCCCCTCGCCTCCGGCGGCGCCGAGCGATTGCGCACCGCGGGGGTCGAGGTGGTCACGGGCGTGCTGGAGAGCGAGGCGACCGCGCTGAACCGGTGGTTCACCGCATCGGCCCGGCTCGGGCGACCCGTGGTCACGCTCAAGCTGGCCAGCACCCTCGATGGTCGGGTGGCCGCTGCCGACGGCACCAGCCAGTGGATCACTGGTGGGCCCGCCCGACTCGACGTGCACCGCCAGCGAGCGACCGCCGGCGCCATCGTCGTGGGCACCGGCACCGCCCTGGCCGACGACCCGAAGCTCACCGTGCGCCTGCCCGCCGCCGAGCTCGCCGCCCCCGCCGTGGAGTCGGACCCAGCCCCGGAGGCGGGCCCTGCCCCAAGCGCGACCCCGTCGACAGACGCAGCCCCCGCCCCGGACGCGACCACGGCGCCGACCCCGCGGCAGCCGCTGCGGGTGGTTGTCGGCACGCGTGAGCTCCCCGCATCGGCTCGGGTGTTCGACGACGCGGCCGAGACGATCTCCCTGCGCACCCACGACCCTGCTGAGGTCCTGCGCGTCCTCTCCGACCGGGGCATCCACCACGTCTGGCTCGAGGGCGGTCCCACCCTGGCGGCTGCCTTCCTGCGCGCCGGGTTGGTCGACCGCCTCGTCCACTACCTGGCCCCCGCGCTGCTGGGTGCGGGGCCGTCGCTGATCGGTGACCTCGGCATCGGCTCCATCGACGGCATCGACCGGTGGCACCTCGAGGACGTCACCCACCTGGGCGACGACCTGCGCCTGACGCTCGTGCCCGCTGCAGGACTGACCCCCGGGATCCCGGCGACCCCGGCGACCCCCGGGATCCCGGCGACCCCCGCGACCCCCGAAGGAGCCTGA